A region from the Bradyrhizobium erythrophlei genome encodes:
- the urtD gene encoding urea ABC transporter ATP-binding protein UrtD, with translation MAEIALTIDGLGVDFGGFKAVNGVSLTIEEGELRVLLGANGAGKTTLMDLVSGKTKSTEGRVFLNDTDITNWEEHKIARAGIGRKFQIPSVFKDLTVRRNLEVASCRNPGVLANLRFGFDKEAEQDVDRVLELIGLTGEANRLAAYLSHGQTQWLELGLLITQNPKVILLDEPTAGMTQAETHKTSQIVNGLKGKHTLIVVEHDMAFVREIAERITVLHLGSVLAEGNVEQIETDPRVREAYLGSKGIG, from the coding sequence ATGGCAGAGATCGCGCTTACCATCGATGGGCTCGGGGTCGACTTCGGCGGCTTCAAGGCCGTCAACGGCGTGTCGCTGACCATCGAAGAGGGTGAACTGCGCGTTCTGCTCGGCGCCAACGGCGCCGGGAAGACCACCCTGATGGACCTCGTCTCCGGCAAGACCAAGAGTACCGAGGGGCGGGTGTTTCTGAACGACACCGACATCACCAACTGGGAAGAACACAAGATCGCGCGCGCCGGCATCGGGCGAAAATTCCAGATTCCGAGCGTGTTCAAGGATCTGACCGTTCGCCGCAATCTCGAAGTCGCAAGCTGCCGAAATCCCGGCGTGCTGGCGAATCTGCGCTTCGGCTTCGACAAGGAGGCCGAACAGGACGTCGACCGGGTGCTCGAACTGATCGGCCTGACCGGGGAAGCCAACCGGCTCGCCGCCTATCTCAGCCACGGTCAGACGCAGTGGCTCGAGCTCGGTCTTTTGATCACGCAGAATCCGAAAGTGATCCTGCTCGATGAACCGACCGCGGGCATGACGCAGGCGGAAACCCACAAGACCTCGCAGATCGTCAACGGCCTCAAGGGTAAGCACACGCTAATCGTGGTCGAGCACGACATGGCGTTCGTGCGCGAAATCGCCGAGCGCATCACGGTCCTTCACCTCGGATCGGTGCTCGCGGAGGGCAATGTCGAGCAGATCGAAACCGATCCCAGGGTGCGCGAAGCCTATCTCGGATCGAAGGGGATCGGCTGA
- the urtE gene encoding urea ABC transporter ATP-binding subunit UrtE, with translation MLKLTNVDSYYDRSHILHAVCLDIPIGKVTAVLGRNGTGKTTLLKTLMGLTDRMEGQISLNGTEIGKEPTFRRARAGIAYVPQGREIIPDFSIRENILMGAFARTDGKRQIPELVPELFPYLMANLERAGGVLSGGQQQQLAIARALAADPKIILLDEPNEGIQPSIVEEIEAIIIRLNREVGLTVVLVEQNVLFARQASHCFAMMEKGRVVASGAISELSDEMVHRHMAV, from the coding sequence ATGCTCAAGCTGACCAATGTCGACAGCTATTACGACCGCAGCCACATCCTGCATGCGGTGTGCCTGGATATTCCGATCGGAAAGGTCACGGCGGTACTCGGCCGCAACGGCACCGGAAAGACCACGCTTCTGAAAACGCTGATGGGCCTCACCGACCGGATGGAAGGCCAGATCAGCCTTAACGGAACCGAGATCGGCAAGGAGCCGACCTTCCGTCGTGCCCGCGCCGGCATCGCCTACGTTCCCCAGGGCCGCGAGATCATTCCGGACTTCAGCATCCGCGAAAATATCCTGATGGGCGCGTTCGCGCGCACCGACGGCAAACGGCAGATTCCGGAACTGGTCCCGGAGCTGTTTCCCTATCTGATGGCCAATCTCGAGCGTGCCGGCGGCGTGCTTTCCGGCGGTCAGCAGCAGCAACTCGCGATCGCTCGGGCGCTTGCCGCCGACCCCAAGATCATCCTGCTCGACGAGCCCAATGAAGGCATCCAACCGTCCATCGTCGAGGAGATCGAAGCCATCATCATCAGGCTCAACAGGGAGGTCGGCCTGACGGTCGTCCTGGTCGAGCAGAATGTCCTGTTTGCGCGCCAGGCGTCCCATTGTTTCGCCATGATGGAAAAAGGGCGGGTCGTGGCGTCTGGTGCAATTTCCGAACTCAGCGATGAAATGGTCCACCGGCATATGGCGGTGTGA
- a CDS encoding transporter substrate-binding domain-containing protein — protein MNFNENTGGPWRVGVLFSQTGVTSTVEQSQLNATLLAIEEINSSGGVLDRMIEPVIYDPASDPKQFRSLAERLLEIDRIRLLFGCYMSSTRKAVLPVVESHRGLLFYPTLYEGFEYSRHCIYTGAAPNQNSLQLARFLLSTYGNRFLLVGSNYIYPYESNRLMADFVAQGRGEVLDEIYVPLEVGAGDFDKVISRIKKTSPDVIFSTVVGRGTSVFYEAYRKAGFDPAKMPIASLTTSEAEVAEMHREAAEGHITAAPFFETSSSASARRFVESFKRKYGPDAPVPAAAEAAYFQVHLAMRALARCGSDDPERVLKELRDSEFDAPQGRVRIDPENNHTYLWPRIARLDKFARFQTVWNPGVRIKPDPYCVVQSLDDWSVDDLQTVSH, from the coding sequence ATGAATTTCAACGAAAATACCGGCGGCCCCTGGCGCGTCGGGGTGCTGTTCTCACAGACCGGAGTGACTTCTACCGTCGAACAGTCGCAGCTGAATGCGACGCTCCTTGCGATCGAGGAGATCAATTCCAGCGGCGGCGTGCTCGATCGCATGATCGAGCCGGTGATTTACGATCCGGCGTCCGATCCGAAACAGTTTCGCAGCCTGGCCGAGCGCTTGCTCGAGATCGATCGCATAAGGTTGTTGTTCGGATGCTACATGTCGAGCACCCGCAAGGCGGTCTTGCCGGTCGTCGAGAGCCACCGCGGCCTGCTGTTTTATCCGACGCTCTACGAGGGCTTCGAATATTCGAGGCACTGCATCTATACCGGCGCGGCGCCGAACCAGAATTCGTTGCAGCTTGCGAGGTTCCTGCTGTCCACCTACGGCAACCGTTTTCTGCTGGTGGGATCGAATTACATCTATCCTTACGAATCCAATCGTCTGATGGCTGATTTCGTCGCGCAGGGCCGCGGCGAGGTGCTGGACGAGATCTATGTTCCGCTCGAGGTCGGTGCGGGGGATTTCGACAAGGTCATCAGCCGGATCAAGAAGACCTCGCCTGACGTCATCTTCTCGACCGTTGTCGGGCGGGGCACGTCGGTATTCTACGAGGCCTATCGGAAGGCCGGGTTCGATCCGGCGAAGATGCCGATCGCGAGCCTGACCACCAGTGAGGCGGAAGTCGCGGAAATGCATCGCGAGGCGGCCGAAGGCCATATCACGGCCGCGCCGTTCTTCGAGACCTCGTCGTCGGCCTCTGCGCGCCGTTTCGTGGAAAGCTTCAAGCGCAAATACGGTCCGGATGCGCCGGTGCCGGCCGCCGCGGAAGCAGCCTATTTCCAGGTTCATCTGGCGATGCGCGCTCTGGCGCGCTGCGGATCCGACGATCCGGAGCGGGTGCTGAAGGAGCTGCGCGACTCGGAATTCGACGCCCCTCAGGGCCGGGTCCGGATCGATCCGGAAAACAATCACACCTATCTGTGGCCGCGGATCGCGCGACTGGACAAATTCGCCCGGTTCCAGACAGTCTGGAATCCCGGCGTGCGGATCAAGCCGGACCCCTACTGTGTCGTACAGAGCCTTGACGACTGGTCGGTCGACGACCTTCAGACGGTTAGCCACTGA
- a CDS encoding ATP-binding cassette domain-containing protein: MAEPLLQTRDLSMHFGGVKAVRNVNFTLAEGELRCLIGPNGAGKSTFFKMLTGQLQPSLGQVLFRGHDISQAHAHEIARLGIGIKTQVPSVFDGLDVRENIWLAASRIHPRDRVNAVVDEMLERIGLTGAANRLVGQLAHGQRQWVELGIVLSTDPDLILLDEPAAGMTHEEVNKTAELVREINRTKALIVVEHDMQFIRMIAKQVTVFNQGSVLVEDSVENILRNPLVRDVYLGKQAAA, translated from the coding sequence ATGGCCGAGCCGCTTCTGCAAACCCGCGATCTCAGCATGCATTTCGGCGGCGTCAAGGCGGTCCGCAACGTCAATTTCACGCTGGCCGAAGGCGAGCTGCGTTGCCTGATCGGGCCGAACGGTGCCGGAAAAAGTACGTTCTTCAAGATGCTCACCGGACAGCTGCAGCCAAGTCTCGGCCAGGTGCTGTTCCGCGGCCACGACATTTCCCAGGCCCACGCCCACGAGATCGCGCGTCTCGGCATCGGCATCAAGACCCAGGTGCCGAGCGTGTTCGACGGCCTGGACGTGCGCGAAAATATCTGGCTGGCGGCGAGCCGCATCCATCCCCGCGATCGCGTCAACGCCGTGGTCGACGAGATGCTGGAACGCATCGGCCTCACCGGTGCTGCGAACCGCCTGGTCGGCCAGCTCGCCCATGGTCAGCGGCAATGGGTTGAACTGGGCATCGTGTTGTCGACCGATCCTGACCTTATTCTGCTCGATGAACCCGCCGCCGGCATGACACATGAAGAAGTGAACAAGACCGCCGAACTCGTGCGCGAGATCAATCGCACCAAGGCCCTCATCGTCGTCGAGCACGACATGCAATTCATCCGCATGATCGCCAAGCAGGTGACGGTATTCAATCAAGGCAGCGTGCTGGTGGAGGATTCGGTGGAGAATATCCTGCGCAATCCGCTGGTGCGCGACGTCTATCTCGGCAAGCAGGCAGCCGCATGA
- a CDS encoding ABC transporter ATP-binding protein encodes MMLNVQGLCTGYGRIPILNGVNFAVKVGEFIGILGHNGMGKTTLLKALMGFLPATAGTVRFDGHDVTTAEPYQRARLGLGYVPQGREIFPGLTVYDNLRMGCTKETGGEQETIEEVLEEFPRLKPLLDRSGGALSGGEQQLLALARCLCGKPRLILLDEPTEGIQPSIIDEIVEVLQRLRDNSGLTMILVEQNLDFIAALSRRILIIQKGTITRELPPDDLADASLVGEFIGITT; translated from the coding sequence ATGATGCTCAACGTACAGGGGCTGTGCACGGGCTACGGCCGCATCCCGATCCTCAACGGGGTGAACTTTGCCGTCAAGGTCGGGGAGTTCATCGGAATTCTCGGCCATAACGGCATGGGCAAGACGACGCTGCTCAAGGCGCTGATGGGATTCTTGCCGGCGACCGCCGGGACCGTCCGTTTCGATGGCCACGACGTGACCACGGCCGAGCCCTATCAGCGTGCGCGGCTGGGGCTCGGCTATGTGCCGCAGGGGCGGGAAATTTTCCCCGGGCTCACGGTTTACGACAATCTGCGCATGGGCTGCACCAAGGAGACGGGCGGCGAGCAGGAAACCATCGAGGAAGTGCTCGAGGAATTTCCACGCCTCAAGCCGCTGCTCGATCGTTCCGGCGGCGCGCTGTCCGGTGGCGAGCAGCAGCTCCTGGCGCTCGCGCGCTGCCTTTGCGGCAAACCGCGCCTCATTCTGCTGGATGAGCCGACCGAGGGCATCCAGCCCTCGATCATCGACGAGATTGTCGAGGTCCTGCAGCGCTTGCGCGACAACAGCGGCCTCACCATGATTCTGGTCGAGCAGAATCTCGACTTCATCGCCGCGCTATCGCGACGGATTCTCATCATTCAAAAGGGCACCATCACCCGGGAGTTGCCGCCGGACGATCTCGCCGATGCAAGCCTGGTCGGCGAATTTATCGGAATCACCACGTAA
- a CDS encoding SDR family NAD(P)-dependent oxidoreductase codes for MDLGLKGKNVLVTGGSKGIGLAIAELFAAEGANVAICARNADEVGKVVKVLAAKGVKSWGKGIDVADPAALKQWIEGAAAELGGIDTIVCNVSALAVGDTPETWEKSFRTDMMHTVNSVAAAMPYLEKSKSASIVIVSSVSGFEVDFAAGSYGAFKAALIHYSKGLSNQLIAKGIRANVVSPGNTYFEGGIWQNIEQGMPDLYKTAMSLNPTGRMGTPQEVAAGVVFLASPVASRISGTNLIIDGALTKAV; via the coding sequence ATGGATCTCGGATTGAAGGGAAAGAACGTCCTGGTGACCGGCGGGAGCAAGGGGATTGGGCTCGCGATCGCCGAGCTGTTTGCGGCGGAAGGCGCTAACGTGGCGATATGCGCGCGCAACGCCGACGAGGTCGGCAAGGTCGTGAAGGTGCTCGCCGCCAAGGGCGTCAAGTCGTGGGGCAAGGGAATCGACGTCGCCGATCCCGCGGCATTGAAGCAATGGATCGAGGGTGCGGCCGCCGAGCTCGGCGGTATCGACACCATCGTCTGCAACGTCAGCGCTCTGGCTGTCGGCGATACGCCGGAAACCTGGGAGAAGTCGTTTCGCACCGACATGATGCATACCGTCAATTCGGTCGCGGCGGCGATGCCATATCTGGAGAAATCCAAATCGGCTTCCATCGTGATCGTCTCCAGCGTGTCCGGGTTCGAGGTTGATTTCGCCGCCGGTTCCTACGGCGCGTTCAAGGCGGCGCTGATTCACTACAGCAAGGGGTTGAGCAACCAGCTGATCGCCAAGGGCATCCGCGCCAACGTGGTGTCTCCGGGCAATACCTATTTCGAGGGCGGCATCTGGCAAAACATCGAGCAGGGCATGCCGGATCTCTACAAGACCGCGATGTCGCTGAACCCGACCGGGCGGATGGGCACGCCGCAGGAAGTCGCCGCCGGCGTGGTCTTCCTTGCGAGCCCGGTGGCGAGCCGCATTTCCGGCACCAACCTCATTATCGACGGCGCTCTCACCAAGGCGGTCTAG
- the urtB gene encoding urea ABC transporter permease subunit UrtB, whose protein sequence is MLEVLFIGLSLGSILLLVALGLAITYGAMGVINMAHGEMVMIGAYVTVLTGIWLGANIFVAIPLAFIVTALIGLAIERVIVRRLYGRLLDTLLATWGIAILIQQAVRLELGLSFFGIHIAGLGPGLQNVSVPAVLQGTFMLGSAEINRYRAFIIVVTAVLTAASWLIMYRTPFGTQVRAIIRNPKMAEACGIDVARINALTFALGSGLAGIAGVMMSGFKTVFPDMGTPMVVDGFMVVVMGGVGSLLGSVFSAGILGEINGLVAAGTNDILARAVVFGVVIMIIILKPKGLFSLKGR, encoded by the coding sequence ATGCTTGAAGTCTTGTTTATCGGCCTCAGTCTCGGCTCGATCCTGCTGCTGGTAGCGCTTGGTCTCGCCATCACCTATGGCGCGATGGGCGTCATCAACATGGCCCATGGCGAGATGGTCATGATCGGCGCTTACGTCACCGTGCTCACAGGCATCTGGCTGGGCGCGAATATCTTCGTGGCCATTCCGCTGGCCTTCATCGTGACCGCGCTGATCGGGCTCGCCATCGAGCGCGTCATCGTACGCCGTCTGTACGGCCGCCTGCTCGACACGCTGCTGGCAACCTGGGGTATCGCGATCCTGATCCAGCAGGCGGTGCGGCTTGAACTGGGCCTGTCGTTCTTCGGCATCCATATCGCGGGATTGGGGCCCGGGCTGCAGAATGTCAGCGTTCCCGCCGTGCTGCAGGGAACGTTCATGCTGGGCAGCGCGGAGATCAACCGCTATCGCGCCTTCATCATCGTCGTGACGGCGGTGCTGACAGCGGCCTCCTGGCTGATCATGTACCGCACGCCGTTCGGCACCCAGGTGCGCGCGATCATTCGAAATCCGAAAATGGCCGAAGCCTGCGGCATCGACGTCGCGCGGATCAACGCGCTGACATTCGCGCTCGGCTCCGGGCTCGCCGGCATCGCCGGCGTGATGATGTCCGGCTTCAAGACCGTTTTCCCCGACATGGGCACGCCGATGGTGGTGGACGGCTTCATGGTCGTGGTGATGGGAGGCGTCGGCAGCCTGCTCGGGTCGGTGTTCTCGGCCGGCATCCTCGGCGAGATCAATGGGCTGGTGGCGGCCGGTACCAACGATATCCTGGCGCGGGCCGTGGTCTTTGGCGTCGTGATCATGATCATCATCCTGAAGCCCAAGGGCCTGTTTTCGCTTAAAGGGCGCTAA
- a CDS encoding ABC transporter substrate-binding protein, translating to MSIDRRKFLKSSLLATTGAIASPYIISSPVRAAGTVNVGVLFSLTGGLSIIEKSLHDATLMAISEINAAGGAKGMKINAIVEDGASDPKTYNEKASKLVIQDRVPTVFGSYTSASRKAVLPVFEKRNNLYFYPTYYEGFECSKNVVYTGAVPNQQLSNFIPWIIKTLGKKKFFIVGSNYIYPREMAKVSKILIEKNGGEWIADEYLELGHSEWGSMVNKIKSSGCDVVLSNVVGDSVVAFYREYKNQGLTHDKLPICATVTSEIEIAAMGPEYAVGSYTSFPYFQAIDTDRNKAFVERYRAFVKDPKAVTHHALESSYFQVFLWKQAVEKAAEITPTAIRDAVKGQEFDAPNGHVKIDPDNLHTYLTPRIAQWQTDGQGKIIDAYKEPTIPLPYVAYGETESNLFCTAKGLDTSKLKI from the coding sequence ATGTCGATTGATCGGCGTAAGTTCTTGAAAAGCAGCCTGCTTGCGACAACCGGGGCGATCGCTTCGCCTTACATCATCAGTAGTCCGGTGCGTGCCGCGGGTACGGTGAATGTGGGCGTATTATTCTCGTTAACCGGTGGTCTCTCGATTATCGAAAAATCGCTGCACGATGCGACGCTGATGGCGATCAGCGAGATCAACGCCGCGGGTGGCGCCAAGGGCATGAAGATCAACGCCATCGTCGAGGACGGTGCTTCGGATCCGAAGACCTACAACGAAAAGGCCTCGAAGCTGGTGATCCAGGATCGCGTGCCGACCGTGTTCGGCTCCTACACCTCGGCAAGCCGCAAGGCCGTTCTTCCGGTGTTCGAGAAGCGCAACAATCTGTATTTCTATCCCACCTATTACGAAGGCTTCGAGTGCTCCAAGAACGTCGTCTACACGGGCGCCGTTCCGAACCAGCAGCTCTCAAACTTCATCCCCTGGATCATCAAGACGCTGGGCAAGAAGAAGTTCTTCATCGTCGGATCGAACTACATCTACCCGCGCGAAATGGCGAAGGTATCGAAGATCCTGATCGAGAAGAACGGCGGCGAATGGATCGCGGACGAATACCTCGAGCTCGGCCATTCGGAATGGGGCTCCATGGTCAACAAGATCAAGTCCTCGGGCTGCGACGTCGTGCTGTCGAACGTCGTCGGCGACTCCGTGGTCGCGTTCTACCGCGAATACAAGAACCAGGGCCTGACCCACGACAAGCTGCCGATCTGCGCCACGGTCACTTCGGAGATCGAGATCGCCGCGATGGGACCGGAATACGCGGTGGGAAGCTACACCTCGTTCCCGTATTTCCAGGCCATCGACACCGACCGCAACAAGGCATTCGTCGAACGCTATCGCGCCTTCGTCAAGGACCCGAAGGCGGTGACGCATCACGCGCTGGAATCTTCCTACTTCCAGGTCTTCCTGTGGAAGCAGGCGGTCGAAAAGGCGGCGGAAATTACCCCGACTGCAATCAGGGACGCGGTGAAGGGGCAGGAATTCGACGCCCCGAACGGCCACGTGAAAATCGATCCCGACAATCTGCACACCTATCTTACGCCCCGCATTGCGCAGTGGCAGACGGACGGACAGGGCAAGATCATCGATGCCTACAAGGAGCCGACCATTCCGCTTCCTTACGTGGCGTACGGCGAAACGGAGAGCAATCTGTTCTGCACCGCCAAGGGACTCGATACGTCAAAGCTGAAAATCTGA
- the urtC gene encoding urea ABC transporter permease subunit UrtC: protein MSDKRRVEIAIYLAFFALIMCAPLLLDPFWLNRIAKYLVFGMLGIAVALSWGYAGILNLGQGLFFGAGAYMIAMSLKLASPTSLQQGSDKPVPDFMLWNAEPGAPTELCCINKASFLWIPFQHQWFGVVMGLVLPVVIATGIGVIVFRKRIAGVFVSIITLALVLLVRLVVIDAQPITNGFNGLTDLGWFKIGGFEFDPYIVPTYYFVAVALCLVLAGARLLIETRAGLILQAIRDDQNRARYLGFDVPLYQTFFFAVSAGIAGLAGMFYVVVSEFASPTFMDLTFSITMVVWAAVGGRSSILGACIGAIVINMISATVSETQGFAEAWKVIIGLIFVLVVLYLPRGFAGLAHDLVDRLLARRKAPPQHKVGVTDASQLAE, encoded by the coding sequence ATGTCCGACAAGCGCCGCGTCGAAATAGCGATCTATCTGGCGTTCTTCGCGCTGATCATGTGCGCGCCCTTGCTGCTGGATCCGTTTTGGCTCAACCGCATCGCCAAATATCTGGTGTTCGGCATGCTCGGCATCGCGGTGGCGCTGAGTTGGGGCTATGCCGGCATTCTCAATCTCGGCCAGGGGCTTTTCTTCGGCGCGGGCGCCTACATGATCGCGATGTCGCTCAAGCTAGCGAGCCCGACGAGCCTGCAGCAGGGCTCGGACAAGCCGGTACCGGATTTCATGCTGTGGAACGCCGAGCCCGGCGCGCCGACCGAACTGTGCTGCATCAACAAGGCGTCGTTCCTCTGGATTCCATTCCAGCACCAGTGGTTCGGTGTCGTCATGGGGCTGGTGTTGCCCGTCGTGATCGCCACGGGCATCGGGGTCATCGTGTTCCGCAAGCGCATCGCGGGCGTATTCGTGTCCATCATCACGCTGGCGCTGGTCCTCTTGGTGCGGCTCGTGGTGATCGACGCCCAGCCCATCACCAACGGCTTCAACGGGCTGACCGATCTCGGATGGTTCAAGATCGGAGGGTTCGAGTTCGATCCCTATATCGTTCCGACCTATTATTTCGTCGCGGTCGCGCTGTGCCTGGTCCTCGCGGGCGCGCGGCTGCTGATCGAGACCAGGGCCGGTCTGATCCTCCAGGCGATCCGCGACGACCAGAACCGCGCCCGCTATCTGGGCTTTGATGTACCGCTGTATCAGACGTTCTTCTTCGCGGTGTCGGCGGGGATCGCGGGCCTGGCCGGAATGTTCTACGTCGTCGTCTCGGAATTCGCCTCGCCCACCTTCATGGATCTCACCTTCTCGATCACGATGGTGGTCTGGGCCGCGGTCGGCGGGCGGTCGTCGATCCTCGGCGCCTGCATCGGCGCCATCGTGATCAACATGATTTCGGCCACCGTCAGCGAGACCCAAGGTTTCGCCGAAGCATGGAAAGTGATCATCGGCCTGATCTTCGTCCTCGTCGTCTTGTACCTGCCGCGCGGCTTTGCAGGCCTCGCGCACGATCTGGTCGATCGCCTTCTCGCCCGCCGCAAAGCGCCGCCGCAACACAAGGTCGGGGTCACCGACGCCTCGCAGCTGGCGGAGTAG
- a CDS encoding amidase yields MAVRRPTLDQLRSVAEDLGMHMGEEELKSYDALMQGNYAAYDIVDAMTDYVPAVTYPRTPGYRPEGDENKYNAWYFKSTVKGAPSGKLAGKTVALKDNVSLAGVPMMNGASTLEGYVPDVDATIVTRILDAGGTILGKTHCEYFCFSGGSHTNATGPVHNPHKMGYSAGGSSSGSGVVVALGEADMAIGGDQGGSIRIPSSFCGIYGMKGTHGLVPYTGVMPIEITLDHTGPMTGNVRDNALLLEVLAGADGVDPRQIAPKVAEYTKELEGGVKGMRIGIVKEGFGLAVSEPEVDAKVMAGAELFRKLGATVDEISVPMHLLGPAIWLPIAAEGGTEFMMKGNGMGTNWRGLYNTTLLDAHSAWRHRADELSDSLKITMLVGHYFTKHYRGHFYSKAQNLNRKLRAAYDAALSNYDLLLMPTLPMKATPLPPLDAPRELYIQRAFEMVPNTAPFNASGHPAMTIPCGMSDGLPIGLMLIGKYYDESVIYRAAAAFEGAGDWTKM; encoded by the coding sequence ATGGCAGTCAGAAGACCGACACTCGATCAATTGCGCAGCGTCGCCGAGGATCTCGGCATGCACATGGGCGAAGAGGAACTCAAATCCTACGACGCCCTGATGCAGGGCAATTACGCCGCTTATGACATCGTCGATGCCATGACCGATTATGTCCCGGCCGTGACCTATCCGCGTACGCCCGGCTATCGCCCCGAGGGCGACGAGAACAAGTACAATGCGTGGTACTTCAAATCGACGGTCAAGGGCGCGCCCAGCGGCAAGCTCGCCGGCAAGACGGTGGCGCTCAAGGACAATGTCAGCCTCGCCGGCGTGCCCATGATGAACGGCGCCTCGACCCTCGAGGGCTATGTCCCCGATGTCGATGCGACCATCGTGACGCGCATCCTGGACGCCGGCGGCACCATCCTCGGCAAGACCCATTGCGAGTATTTCTGCTTTTCCGGCGGCAGCCACACCAACGCGACCGGCCCGGTGCATAACCCCCACAAGATGGGTTATTCGGCGGGCGGTTCGTCTTCGGGCAGCGGCGTCGTGGTCGCACTCGGCGAAGCCGATATGGCGATCGGCGGCGACCAGGGCGGATCAATCCGTATTCCCTCGTCGTTCTGCGGCATCTACGGCATGAAGGGAACGCACGGCCTCGTTCCCTATACCGGGGTGATGCCGATCGAAATCACGCTCGATCACACCGGGCCGATGACCGGCAATGTCCGCGACAACGCGCTCCTGCTCGAGGTGCTGGCGGGCGCCGATGGCGTCGATCCCAGACAGATCGCGCCCAAGGTCGCCGAATACACCAAAGAGCTCGAAGGCGGCGTCAAGGGAATGCGCATCGGCATCGTCAAGGAAGGTTTCGGACTTGCGGTTTCCGAACCCGAGGTCGATGCCAAGGTCATGGCGGGGGCCGAGCTGTTCCGGAAACTCGGCGCCACTGTCGACGAGATATCGGTGCCGATGCATCTGCTGGGCCCCGCGATCTGGCTGCCGATCGCGGCCGAAGGCGGTACCGAGTTCATGATGAAGGGCAACGGCATGGGGACCAACTGGCGCGGTCTCTACAACACGACGCTCTTGGACGCGCACTCCGCCTGGCGCCACCGGGCCGACGAATTGTCCGACAGCCTGAAGATCACGATGCTGGTCGGCCACTACTTCACCAAGCACTATCGCGGTCACTTCTATTCCAAGGCGCAGAACCTGAACCGCAAGCTGCGCGCCGCCTACGACGCGGCGCTGAGCAATTACGATCTGCTCTTGATGCCGACCTTGCCGATGAAGGCGACGCCGCTGCCGCCGCTGGATGCGCCGCGCGAACTCTATATCCAGCGCGCGTTCGAGATGGTTCCCAACACGGCCCCCTTCAACGCCAGCGGACATCCGGCGATGACCATTCCCTGCGGGATGAGCGACGGCCTGCCGATCGGGCTGATGCTGATCGGCAAGTATTACGACGAATCCGTCATCTACCGCGCCGCCGCCGCGTTCGAAGGCGCGGGCGACTGGACGAAAATGTAA
- a CDS encoding ANTAR domain-containing response regulator, whose translation MAIQILRDLRGLRVLVVHPPDNERVRLVEHLRRIGCMVEMHWPVPECWSDGCDVMLLAVEHDVRADIQRLLKSNDGTRPTLIAIVGYEDPSTLQLVLEAGAVAVIERPIRPFGLLTNLTIARSIWLEKRETEKRIRKLERKLSGIQRIQKAKAILMDGQGLSEAEAYESIRRQAMAKRLSMDDMAAAIIHANELLQYRAKDV comes from the coding sequence TTGGCGATCCAAATCCTTCGCGATCTTCGTGGTCTGCGCGTCCTGGTCGTTCATCCCCCGGACAACGAACGCGTCAGGCTGGTCGAGCACCTTCGTCGCATCGGCTGCATGGTCGAGATGCACTGGCCGGTCCCCGAATGCTGGAGCGATGGTTGCGACGTGATGCTGCTGGCCGTCGAGCATGACGTCAGAGCCGATATTCAGCGCCTGCTGAAGTCAAACGACGGAACGCGGCCGACACTGATCGCCATCGTGGGTTATGAAGACCCGAGCACCCTGCAGCTGGTGCTGGAGGCAGGCGCGGTCGCCGTCATCGAGCGCCCGATCCGCCCTTTCGGTCTGCTCACGAACCTCACGATCGCGCGCAGCATCTGGCTCGAGAAACGCGAGACCGAAAAGCGAATCCGAAAACTTGAACGCAAGCTTTCCGGCATTCAGCGAATCCAGAAAGCCAAAGCGATCCTGATGGATGGTCAGGGATTGAGCGAAGCCGAAGCCTACGAAAGCATCCGCCGCCAGGCGATGGCGAAGCGCCTGTCGATGGACGACATGGCGGCTGCGATCATTCATGCAAATGAACTCTTGCAGTACCGCGCAAAAGATGTTTAA